From Pseudomonas sp. CCI4.2, one genomic window encodes:
- a CDS encoding thiamine pyrophosphate-binding protein: MSEVTQPRNGGQILVEALLRNAVDTVYCVPGESYLPVLDALHGAEAIRTIVTRHEGAASNMADAYGKLTGQPGICFVTRGPGATHASNGVHTAKQDSTPMILFIGQVESSFKGREAFQEVDYRQMFGGLAKWVTEIDSLERIPEIIAKAFSIALSGRPGPVVIGLPEEVLFGTGVCVDALPVRIAHAAPSPAALDEMRALLAGAKQPLVILGGTAWDAAARQAITHFVTANNLPVAASFRRQDLFDNRDPHYVGMLGLGVSPKLAERLKTSDLLLVIGSRLSETVSNGYTLVKSPVPTQPIVHVHPDPQEVGRVYQARLPIVSSLRSFAHALERMAPLVEQPWKAWTEGARADYVQHSTPLPPHPELVGVDMGQVVAHLNDVLPDDAVISNGAGNYTVWVHRFYRYRHPGTELAPTNGAMGYGFPAAIAAKLQRPERAVVCFAGDGCFMMYPQELATAVQFGAPLVVIVVNNGMLGTIRMHQEREYPGRVSATDLVNPDFVSFAKAFGAHGELVERTEDFPAAFQRAQQAGVPALIELRTDPRQISPQARLD; the protein is encoded by the coding sequence ATGTCTGAAGTCACTCAACCCCGTAACGGCGGGCAAATCCTCGTTGAGGCCTTGTTGCGTAACGCGGTCGACACCGTTTATTGCGTCCCTGGTGAAAGTTATTTGCCGGTGCTTGATGCCCTGCACGGCGCCGAGGCGATTCGTACCATCGTCACCCGCCACGAAGGCGCGGCCTCGAACATGGCTGACGCCTACGGCAAGTTGACCGGCCAACCGGGAATCTGCTTCGTCACCCGCGGTCCCGGCGCAACCCATGCCAGTAATGGCGTACACACGGCCAAGCAGGATTCGACACCGATGATTTTGTTCATCGGTCAGGTCGAGAGCAGCTTCAAGGGCCGTGAAGCGTTTCAGGAAGTCGATTATCGGCAGATGTTCGGCGGTCTGGCGAAATGGGTCACTGAGATTGACAGCCTGGAGCGCATTCCCGAAATCATCGCCAAAGCCTTCAGCATTGCGCTTTCCGGACGTCCGGGACCGGTGGTGATTGGCTTGCCGGAAGAAGTGTTGTTCGGCACCGGCGTCTGTGTTGACGCGCTGCCCGTGCGGATTGCCCATGCGGCACCCAGCCCAGCAGCGCTGGACGAGATGCGTGCGTTATTAGCCGGTGCCAAGCAACCCTTAGTGATACTCGGCGGTACCGCGTGGGACGCTGCTGCACGCCAGGCGATCACACATTTTGTAACGGCAAATAACTTGCCAGTCGCGGCGTCGTTTCGGCGGCAGGATCTGTTCGATAACCGTGACCCGCATTACGTTGGCATGCTCGGTCTGGGGGTATCGCCCAAGCTGGCTGAGCGTTTGAAGACCAGCGACCTGTTGCTGGTGATTGGCTCGCGGCTTAGCGAAACGGTGTCCAACGGCTATACATTGGTGAAAAGCCCGGTGCCGACTCAGCCCATTGTGCATGTTCACCCTGATCCGCAAGAGGTGGGTCGGGTGTATCAGGCGCGTTTGCCGATTGTGTCTTCTCTGCGCAGTTTCGCCCATGCCTTGGAACGGATGGCTCCATTAGTTGAACAGCCATGGAAGGCCTGGACCGAAGGGGCGCGGGCGGATTATGTGCAACACTCAACACCGCTGCCACCCCACCCTGAACTCGTCGGCGTGGACATGGGCCAAGTGGTCGCGCACCTTAACGACGTGTTGCCGGACGACGCAGTCATCAGCAACGGTGCGGGCAACTATACCGTATGGGTTCACCGTTTTTACCGTTATCGTCATCCGGGTACTGAACTGGCACCGACCAATGGCGCCATGGGCTACGGTTTTCCGGCTGCGATTGCCGCCAAACTGCAACGCCCCGAGCGCGCGGTCGTCTGCTTCGCGGGGGACGGCTGCTTTATGATGTACCCTCAGGAATTGGCCACAGCCGTGCAATTCGGCGCGCCACTGGTGGTCATTGTGGTTAACAACGGTATGCTGGGGACCATCCGTATGCACCAGGAACGCGAATACCCCGGCCGGGTGTCAGCTACCGATCTGGTCAACCCGGACTTCGTCAGCTTTGCCAAAGCCTTCGGCGCTCACGGTGAATTGGTTGAACGAACCGAGGATTTCCCCGCTGCTTTCCAGCGCGCGCAACAGGCTGGCGTTCCCGCATTGATTGAGTTACGAACGGACCCACGGCAGATTTCGCCACAGGCGCGTCTGGACTGA
- a CDS encoding MFS transporter: MQSWYHSMAPNQRRTFWACFLGWALDAMDVQLFAFVIPTLLGVWGMTKGEAGIIGTSALISSAIGGVIAGVLADRIGRVKVLKLAILWFSVFTGLSAFTDSFHQLLLTRSLQGLGFGGEWAAGAVLIGEVVDKHIRGRAVGSVQAGWPVGYALAALAYWITFSLLPETDAWRVLFLLGILPGLLVVWMRRNISESEAFVAAANYREKTSPLKTFALIFSPSILPMTIMASLMAAGALGGNYTILTWLVTYLRETQGLTVSMTSLYLAVNIFGSFCGYVGMAYMSDGIGRRKTFALSAAGATLTVLAYTQFHLPMSVLLLLGFPLGLFQSGIVSGMGACFTELFPTQVRGTAGGFSYNFGRGIGALVPAGVGMTSGSIGLAVSIGIWAACSYLLVFAVALFLPETRNKELEVHV, encoded by the coding sequence ATGCAGTCCTGGTACCACAGCATGGCGCCTAACCAGCGTCGCACCTTCTGGGCGTGTTTCCTTGGATGGGCGCTCGACGCAATGGACGTTCAACTCTTCGCCTTTGTAATCCCCACGTTGTTGGGGGTCTGGGGCATGACCAAAGGCGAAGCCGGGATCATTGGCACTTCTGCGTTGATCTCTTCGGCCATCGGTGGCGTGATTGCCGGTGTGCTTGCCGACCGCATTGGTCGGGTCAAGGTATTGAAACTGGCGATCCTTTGGTTTTCGGTATTCACCGGGCTGTCGGCGTTCACCGATTCTTTCCATCAATTGCTGCTGACCCGCAGTTTGCAGGGCCTGGGATTCGGCGGCGAGTGGGCCGCCGGTGCGGTGTTGATCGGTGAAGTGGTGGACAAGCACATTCGAGGTCGCGCTGTCGGTTCGGTGCAAGCTGGTTGGCCGGTGGGCTATGCGCTGGCGGCGCTGGCTTACTGGATCACGTTCAGCCTGTTGCCGGAAACCGATGCCTGGCGCGTGCTGTTCCTGCTTGGGATTTTGCCGGGGCTGTTGGTGGTGTGGATGCGCCGCAATATCAGCGAATCCGAAGCCTTTGTGGCCGCTGCCAACTACCGTGAGAAAACCAGTCCGCTGAAAACCTTCGCGCTGATTTTTTCACCCTCGATTTTGCCAATGACGATCATGGCCTCGCTGATGGCGGCGGGTGCGTTGGGCGGCAATTACACGATCCTGACTTGGCTGGTTACCTATTTACGTGAAACCCAAGGGCTAACGGTCAGCATGACCTCGCTGTACTTGGCGGTGAATATTTTCGGTTCGTTTTGCGGTTACGTCGGCATGGCGTACATGAGTGACGGTATCGGTCGACGCAAGACCTTTGCCTTGTCCGCTGCCGGTGCAACCTTGACCGTTTTGGCGTATACCCAATTCCATCTGCCAATGAGCGTGTTGTTGCTGCTGGGTTTTCCCCTTGGTCTGTTCCAGTCCGGGATTGTTTCCGGTATGGGTGCCTGTTTTACCGAACTGTTTCCCACTCAAGTACGCGGCACTGCTGGTGGTTTTTCCTACAACTTCGGCCGGGGTATCGGTGCGTTGGTCCCAGCGGGTGTGGGGATGACCAGCGGCTCGATCGGCCTCGCTGTGTCCATCGGCATTTGGGCCGCCTGTTCATACTTGCTGGTGTTCGCGGTCGCGCTGTTCTTGCCAGAAACCCGTAACAAGGAGCTTGAAGTCCATGTCTGA
- a CDS encoding PaaI family thioesterase, translated as MEDFAASNPDFDKHVQGAVLSMPAAKLLGFHYNYLKPGQCEIEQPARKELTQHNGYFQGGIIGALADFAGGSAAGTLLPPGWINMTTDFTVKLIAPADGEKLLARGRVINASNNTTVAAADLFAVKQGKETLCATALVTMRNIPLKA; from the coding sequence ATGGAAGATTTTGCTGCAAGTAATCCCGACTTTGACAAGCACGTCCAAGGAGCGGTACTCAGTATGCCAGCGGCAAAATTACTGGGGTTTCATTACAATTACCTGAAGCCAGGTCAATGTGAAATCGAACAGCCAGCGCGCAAAGAACTCACTCAGCATAACGGCTACTTTCAAGGCGGTATCATCGGAGCGTTGGCTGATTTTGCCGGAGGTTCGGCCGCTGGAACCTTGCTGCCACCTGGCTGGATAAATATGACTACAGATTTCACTGTCAAACTAATTGCCCCGGCAGATGGTGAAAAGCTACTAGCCAGGGGACGTGTCATCAATGCGTCGAACAACACTACGGTTGCCGCTGCCGATTTGTTTGCCGTGAAACAAGGCAAGGAAACCCTTTGCGCCACCGCTCTGGTAACTATGCGAAATATTCCCCTCAAAGCATGA